The proteins below come from a single Triticum aestivum cultivar Chinese Spring chromosome 5D, IWGSC CS RefSeq v2.1, whole genome shotgun sequence genomic window:
- the LOC123121986 gene encoding wall-associated receptor kinase 4 encodes MAMFAVLLLLAAPLLPPAAAQQPPGCRRQCGNVTVPYPFGIGARCHRAEDRGFRLECDDTRHPPRLTVAGYGHEVVAISLASAEATVLLNASRACYDRTSGSGRVLGRREYPMALNGSAFLFSSMKSKFVAIGCPDLAYFVDDGGYYVTGCMSVCRPSERALPGSCRGGDGCCQSNIPLGLASYRPHVRSFGRRQQQQGGTFLANSTGCAYAFMVDAWWFWYAGSHFNRTGDFAVPVVLDWAIRGAGAGGSCATVRENATAYACRSAHSVCLDSSNGPGYVCNCTSGYEGNPYVLGGCNDVDECAEHDLYPCYGVCTNTPGSYLCTCPKGWSGNATVQDGCHQQDKFTLALKAVTGVSIGVFMVILACFWAHLSLQKRRMLRAKQRFFEQNGGLLLQQHLGSLASSGVAFKIFSEEEIKKATGNFDEAQVLGRGGNGVVYRGVLPGAGGSTTVAIKRSRVADEKQLKEFSKEMLILSQINHRNVVKLLGCCLEVEVPMLVYEYVPNGSLHRYIHGDGKGQAPMPPGERLRVAVESAHALAYMHSSASPPILHGDVKSANILLDGELTAKVSDFGASRLAPVDEAQVATLVQGTCGYLDPEYLLTCQLTCKSDVYSFAVVLLELLTGRKAFCPDGPEEDDTSLAFSFVTAVQGGRHREIMDGSVREKLGDEVIDDAAELVIRCLSLTGEERPTMMEVADKIERLRSCACRNATV; translated from the exons ATGGCAATGTTTGCCGTTCTGCTGCTGCTGGCAGCGCCGCTGCTTCCACCCGCAGCAGCGCAGCAGCCGCCGGGGTGCCGGCGGCAGTGCGGCAACGTGACCGTCCCCTACCCCTTCGGAATCGGAGCGCGCTGCCACCGTGCCGAGGACCGTGGATTCCGGCTCGAGTGCGACGACACGCGCCACCCACCGCGGCTGACCGTGGCCGGCTATGGCCACGAGGTGGTCGCCATCTCGCTCGCCTCTGCCGAGGCGACCGTGCTGCTCAACGCCAGCCGCGCCTGCTACGACCGCACCTCCGGCTCCGGCCGCGTGCTTGGCCGGCGGGAGTACCCCATGGCCCTCAACGGCAGCGCCTTCCTCTTCTCGTCCATGAAGAGCAAGTTCGTGGCCATCGGCTGCCCGGACCTGGCCTACTTCGTGGACGACGGAGGGTACTACGTGACCGGGTGCATGTCGGTGTGCCGGCCGTCGGAGCGCGCGCTGCCCGGGTCGTGCCGGGGCGGCGACGGCTGCTGCCAGAGCAACATCCCGCTGGGGCTGGCCTCCTACCGCCCGCACGTCCGCAGCTTCGGCCGGCGCCAGCAGCAGCAGGGAGGGACGTTCCTGGCCAACTCCACGGGCTGCGCCTACGCGTTCATGGTGGACGCCTGGTGGTTCTGGTACGCCGGCTCGCACTTCAACAGGACGGGCGACTTCGCCGTGCCCGTCGTGCTGGACTGGGCCATCAGAGGCGCCGGCGCCGGAGGTTCCTGCGCCACCGTGCGGGAGAACGCGACCGCCTACGCGTGCCGGAGCGCGCACAGCGTGTGCCTGGACTCGAGCAACGGTCCGGGGTACGTCTGCAACTGCACCAGCGGCTACGAGGGGAACCCCTATGTCCTCGGCGGCTGCAACG ATGTGGACGAATGCGCGGAACATGATTTGTACCCGTGCTACGGTGTGTGTACCAACACGCCAGGCAGCTACCTCTGCACATGCCCCAAGGGATGGAGTGGAAACGCTACCGTGCAGGATGGTTGCCACCAACAAGACAAATTCACATTAGCGCTGAAGGCCGTCACAG GTGTAAGCATAGGAGTGTTCATGGTGATCCTGGCGTGCTTCTGGGCACACCTGAGTCTTCAGAAGAGGAGGATGCTCAGAGCGAAGCAGAGGTTCTTCGAGCAGAACGGTGGGCTCCTCCTGCAGCAGCACCTGGGTTCACTGGCCAGCTCCGGCGTCGCATTCAAGATCTTTTCCGAGGAGGAAATCAAGAAGGCCACCGGCAACTTCGACGAGGCGCAGGTCCTCGGCCGAGGAGGCAACGGCGTGGTCTACAGGGGCGTCCTCCCCGGCGCCGGCGGCTCCACCACCGTTGCCATCAAGAGGTCCAGGGTGGCCGATGAGAAGCAGCTCAAGGAGTTCTCCAAGGAGATGCTGATCCTCTCGCAGATCAACCACAGGAACGTCGTGAAGCTGCTCGGATGCTGCCTCGAGGTCGAGGTGCCCATGCTCGTCTACGAGTACGTCCCCAACGGCAGCCTCCACCGCTACATCCACGGCGACGGCAAGGGCCAGGCGCCCATGCCGCCGGGGGAGCGCCTGCGCGTCGCCGTTGAGTCGGCGCACGCGCTCGCGTACATGCACTCGTCCGCCTCGCCCCCGATCCTGCACGGCGACGTCAAGTCCGCAAACATCCTGCTCGACGGCGAGCTCACCGCCAAGGTCTCCGACTTCGGCGCGTCAAGGCTGGCGCCCGTCGATGAGGCCCAGGTGGCCACGCTTGTCCAGGGAACCTGCGGGTACCTCGACCCGGAGTATCTGCTCACGTGCCAGCTCACCTGCAAgagcgacgtgtacagcttcgCGGTGGTGCTGCTGGAGCTCCTCACCGGGAGGAAGGCGTTCTGCCCGGACGGCCCCGAGGAGGATGACACCAGCCTCGCATTCTCCTTCGTCACGGCTGTGCAGGGGGGACGACACCGGGAGATCATGGACGGAAGTGTCAGGGAGAAGCTCGGGGACGAGGTGATAGACGACGCCGCGGAGCTGGTTATACGGTGCCTGAGCTTGACCGGTGAGGAGAGGCCGACAATGATGGAGGTTGCCGACAAGATCGAGAGATTGAGAAGCTGCGCATGCAGAAATGCAACCGTATAG